One part of the Vicinamibacteria bacterium genome encodes these proteins:
- a CDS encoding (2Fe-2S)-binding protein, which translates to MSAMTLTVNGRSYSLDVDPSTPLLYVLSDDLELRGPKFGCGLAQCGACTVIADGRAIRSCVTPVETMDGADITTLEGLGTPESPHPIQRAFIDEQAAQCGFCLSGVILTAKALLDENPKATDAEIQEALSTVLCRCFVHVRMFRAIRRYATERAG; encoded by the coding sequence ATGAGCGCAATGACTCTGACCGTCAATGGACGTTCTTACTCTCTGGACGTCGATCCTTCCACGCCGCTCCTCTACGTCCTGAGCGACGACCTCGAGCTCCGTGGACCCAAGTTCGGCTGCGGGCTGGCCCAATGCGGAGCCTGTACCGTGATCGCGGACGGTCGGGCCATTCGCTCGTGCGTCACGCCGGTGGAGACCATGGATGGCGCCGACATCACGACGCTGGAAGGTCTGGGCACACCCGAGAGCCCGCACCCGATTCAACGCGCCTTCATCGATGAGCAGGCGGCCCAGTGTGGATTCTGCCTGAGCGGTGTCATCCTGACGGCGAAGGCTCTTCTCGACGAGAACCCGAAGGCAACCGACGCCGAGATTCAAGAGGCCCTGTCGACGGTGCTCTGCCGTTGTTTCGTTCACGTACGGATGTTTCGAGCCATTCGCCGCTATGCCACGGAGCGTGCGGGATGA
- a CDS encoding molybdopterin cofactor-binding domain-containing protein: MTADVSRRDFLKGAGCLIVSFSATGSVLSSRRGAAQISGVPGDQLDSWLAIGADGRVTVYTGKCELGQGLATAQMQLVAEELVVPLDRITLIQCDTEQTPDQGTTSGSQSHPTNFNDRNLAQAAATAREALLRMAAERLDVSIPELQIDNGVVRSRTGGKSTRYGELVGGKRFHLPLDNGARRRPPSDWRVMGAPVPRAELPDLATGRFEFVHNVRVPGMLHGRVVRPRSVGAKLVSVNDESVEDVPGLVKVVVKNDFVGVVAEKPWQAIQAAEKLSCEWSPGPALVSQNDFYEHLRRQEPRSDRLVVDSKDVDATLERAARIVSATYRHPYQMHGSVGSSCAVADVKDGKVVLWSASQAVHHLKQTAAMLLGVSPNDVRVIFKMGSGCYGLNGADTVSYDAALLSQAVGRPVRVQLSRQDEMAWENYGYAYVIDQRLGLDSEGKIIAWDYEAWFPTLGSRPRTGTPGNVVTGFLAGFEPAAVTEPSPAEDPRAFNNGSNAAPSYVTGCIGGSCGGTGTIKSERVLTHNVRSMFFTGPLRSPSRLQNTFAHESIMDEAAAEAGMDPVSYRLDHLRDSRLIEVLKAVAAKANWDPRPSPRRDLTESGVASGRGIACVLYEGDNGYCALVANVDVNRDTGDVSVTRLVAGVDCGPISNPDGLGNQVEGGTLQGVSRALLEEVTWDEKKVTSVDWGTYQSLPLGFEVPEVETVLIDRRDVEAMGAGETTITLAAAAIGNAIFDATGVRIREVPFTKERVKAALTEAIS; the protein is encoded by the coding sequence ATGACTGCCGATGTTTCTCGCCGCGACTTCTTGAAGGGAGCCGGCTGTCTCATCGTCAGCTTCAGCGCCACGGGCTCGGTGCTGAGCTCGCGCCGCGGCGCGGCGCAGATTTCCGGAGTGCCGGGCGATCAGCTCGACTCCTGGCTCGCCATCGGAGCCGACGGGCGCGTCACCGTCTACACGGGCAAATGCGAGCTCGGTCAAGGGCTCGCAACGGCACAGATGCAGCTGGTCGCCGAAGAGCTCGTCGTCCCGCTCGATCGAATCACTCTGATCCAATGTGATACCGAGCAGACGCCCGACCAGGGCACGACTTCCGGAAGCCAGTCACACCCAACCAATTTCAACGACCGCAACCTGGCCCAGGCCGCGGCCACGGCTCGGGAAGCGTTGCTTCGCATGGCGGCAGAGCGTCTCGATGTGTCCATCCCCGAGCTTCAAATCGATAACGGGGTCGTCCGGTCTCGCACCGGCGGTAAGAGCACCCGTTACGGAGAGCTCGTGGGCGGGAAGAGGTTCCACTTGCCGCTCGACAACGGCGCTCGACGCCGCCCTCCGAGCGACTGGCGGGTGATGGGAGCTCCGGTGCCACGCGCCGAGCTCCCCGATCTGGCGACCGGCCGTTTCGAGTTCGTGCACAACGTGCGCGTGCCCGGGATGCTGCACGGCCGGGTGGTACGACCCCGGTCGGTAGGCGCCAAGCTCGTCAGCGTGAACGATGAATCCGTCGAGGACGTGCCGGGACTCGTGAAAGTGGTCGTCAAGAACGATTTCGTCGGCGTCGTTGCCGAGAAACCCTGGCAGGCCATCCAGGCAGCCGAGAAGCTGAGCTGCGAATGGAGCCCCGGCCCCGCGCTCGTCAGCCAGAACGACTTCTACGAGCACCTGCGACGTCAAGAACCGAGGAGCGACCGGCTGGTGGTGGACTCCAAAGACGTCGATGCCACGCTCGAGAGAGCAGCGAGAATCGTCTCCGCCACCTATCGACATCCCTACCAGATGCACGGATCCGTGGGAAGCTCGTGCGCCGTCGCCGACGTCAAGGACGGGAAGGTCGTCCTCTGGTCGGCTTCTCAGGCGGTGCATCATCTGAAGCAGACGGCCGCCATGCTTCTCGGCGTGTCGCCCAACGACGTACGCGTGATATTCAAGATGGGATCGGGATGTTACGGGCTCAACGGTGCCGATACCGTGTCCTACGACGCGGCCCTTCTGTCGCAAGCCGTCGGCCGACCCGTTCGCGTGCAGTTATCCCGGCAGGACGAAATGGCGTGGGAGAACTACGGCTATGCGTACGTGATCGATCAGCGGCTGGGGCTCGACTCGGAAGGGAAGATCATCGCCTGGGACTACGAGGCCTGGTTCCCCACGTTGGGCAGCCGCCCGCGCACCGGAACGCCCGGAAACGTGGTCACGGGCTTTCTGGCCGGTTTCGAGCCGGCAGCAGTCACCGAGCCATCGCCCGCTGAGGATCCACGCGCCTTCAACAACGGCAGCAACGCCGCGCCTTCTTACGTTACCGGATGCATCGGCGGAAGCTGCGGCGGCACCGGAACCATAAAGAGCGAGCGGGTGCTCACGCACAACGTTCGGTCCATGTTCTTCACTGGACCTTTGAGATCGCCATCACGGCTCCAGAACACCTTTGCCCACGAGTCGATCATGGACGAGGCGGCCGCCGAGGCAGGAATGGATCCGGTGTCCTATCGACTGGATCATCTGCGCGACTCGAGATTGATCGAGGTGTTGAAAGCGGTCGCCGCTAAAGCCAACTGGGATCCGCGCCCCTCCCCCAGGCGCGATCTGACGGAAAGCGGCGTCGCTTCGGGTCGTGGGATCGCTTGCGTGCTCTACGAAGGTGACAATGGCTACTGCGCCCTGGTTGCCAACGTCGATGTGAATCGAGATACCGGAGATGTGTCGGTGACGCGCCTGGTGGCCGGAGTCGACTGCGGTCCGATCTCGAACCCTGATGGACTCGGCAACCAGGTCGAAGGAGGCACCCTCCAGGGAGTGAGCCGTGCGCTCCTCGAAGAGGTTACCTGGGACGAGAAAAAGGTGACTTCGGTGGACTGGGGAACGTACCAGAGTCTGCCGCTCGGCTTCGAGGTGCCCGAGGTGGAGACGGTCCTCATCGATCGTCGCGACGTAGAAGCGATGGGCGCCGGCGAGACCACCATCACCCTCGCCGCTGCCGCCATCGGAAATGCGATCTTCGACGCCACCGGCGTTCGGATTCGAGAGGTGCCCTTTACCAAGGAGCGCGTGAAGGCGGCTCTAACCGAGGCCATATCGTGA
- a CDS encoding D-aminoacylase, which produces MTADTLVINGRVVDGTGAPSRLGDVAIRNGRIVPPPPRAEAAEIIDASGKVVAPGFIDIHSHGDLVLAWPDDGRRSLLEGRLAQGITTEIVGNCGLGAAPLFGHASGLLPAINGWMSPASFDWGWRDLDGYFEHLEALGLPVNVGSLVAHGPLRLGAAHLAPGDAPNEARREMERRLDESLEQGAFGLSAGLIYPPGMYTSTAELLALAKRLVGRDGLFTCHIRGSSETLLDAVAELVGIGRDSGARVHHSHAEAVGRPHWTKLRHLLAMEDEARRDGVRLSADMFPYTVAATMMLAIYPPWSLEGGLSKLVERLQDSETRETIRRDIETVTPSWPPWTEGGWPHNLVKAVGWDRILVSTVGSEKNRELEGMSLVSLGEARGSHPFDAISDLMIEEEGRVGQFVLDITGDDGLATLVENPDIAFITDANDYGKGKPHPAAYGSFPRVLGRYVRGERRLSLEEAVRRMTSLPADTIGIRNRGRLVEGAHADIVIFDPNEVKDLATLDAPRQKARGIERVLVNGSSVYAEGKPTGELPGTTLRRGGE; this is translated from the coding sequence GTGACGGCCGACACCCTCGTCATCAACGGCCGCGTCGTCGACGGCACCGGCGCGCCCTCGCGTTTGGGTGACGTCGCGATCCGAAACGGCCGCATCGTTCCGCCACCACCTCGCGCCGAGGCGGCCGAGATCATCGACGCTTCGGGCAAAGTCGTGGCACCGGGATTCATCGATATTCATTCTCACGGCGACCTCGTGCTCGCCTGGCCCGACGATGGGCGTCGGTCGCTTCTCGAGGGCAGGCTGGCCCAGGGCATCACGACCGAGATCGTCGGCAACTGCGGCCTCGGCGCGGCTCCTCTGTTCGGTCACGCGAGCGGGCTCCTCCCGGCCATCAACGGATGGATGTCCCCCGCGAGCTTCGATTGGGGCTGGCGCGATCTCGACGGCTACTTCGAGCACCTCGAAGCGCTCGGCCTTCCCGTGAACGTCGGAAGCCTGGTAGCACACGGGCCTCTCCGCCTGGGGGCGGCTCACCTGGCGCCCGGTGACGCTCCCAACGAAGCACGCCGGGAAATGGAACGCCGTCTCGACGAATCGCTCGAGCAGGGCGCCTTCGGCTTGTCGGCGGGACTCATCTACCCGCCGGGCATGTACACGTCGACTGCGGAGCTTCTCGCTCTGGCGAAGCGACTCGTGGGTCGCGACGGTCTCTTCACCTGCCACATCCGAGGCTCGAGCGAAACACTTCTCGACGCCGTCGCGGAGCTCGTCGGCATCGGCCGCGATAGCGGGGCTCGGGTCCACCATTCGCACGCGGAGGCGGTGGGACGGCCTCATTGGACGAAGCTCCGGCATCTTCTCGCGATGGAAGACGAGGCTCGACGCGACGGCGTTCGCCTGAGTGCGGACATGTTCCCCTACACCGTGGCCGCCACGATGATGCTCGCGATCTATCCGCCGTGGTCTCTCGAGGGCGGCCTCTCGAAGCTCGTGGAGCGGCTTCAGGACTCGGAAACGCGCGAGACGATCCGCCGCGACATCGAGACCGTGACCCCGTCCTGGCCTCCCTGGACGGAAGGCGGCTGGCCGCATAATCTCGTGAAGGCCGTTGGCTGGGACCGCATTCTTGTTTCAACGGTGGGCTCCGAGAAGAACCGCGAGCTCGAGGGAATGTCGCTCGTGTCCCTTGGAGAGGCTCGGGGGAGTCACCCCTTCGACGCCATCTCGGACCTGATGATCGAAGAGGAGGGACGCGTCGGGCAGTTCGTCCTGGACATCACCGGAGACGACGGTCTGGCGACGCTCGTCGAGAACCCCGACATCGCCTTCATCACCGACGCAAACGACTACGGCAAGGGAAAACCGCACCCGGCCGCTTACGGCAGTTTTCCCCGCGTGCTCGGCCGTTACGTTCGCGGCGAGAGACGGCTGAGCCTCGAAGAAGCGGTTCGCCGCATGACCTCCCTTCCCGCGGACACCATCGGCATCCGCAACCGGGGACGCCTCGTCGAAGGCGCGCATGCCGACATCGTGATCTTCGACCCCAACGAGGTCAAAGACCTCGCGACGCTCGACGCTCCCCGGCAAAAGGCCCGCGGCATCGAGAGAGTGCTCGTCAACGGCAGCAGCGTGTACGCCGAGGGCAAGCCAACCGGAGAGCTTCCCGGCACCACACTGAGACGCGGCGGGGAGTAA
- a CDS encoding RidA family protein, whose translation MTTKSNRRGFLSGGLITAAAAFLPSVVRARGKSIVAGPEDRLKELGITLPDPPNPVATYVTAVISGNMLYISGHGPANIEGVKPGKVGAGLTLDDGRLAARATALNVLATMKKALGSLDRVVRLVRTFGMVNAAPDFTQQPQVINGYSDLMVQVFGDEAGKGVRAAVGMGSLPSDIAVEVESIWEIRA comes from the coding sequence ATGACCACGAAGTCCAATCGGCGCGGGTTCTTGAGCGGTGGATTGATTACGGCGGCGGCAGCGTTTCTTCCCAGCGTCGTTCGCGCCAGGGGGAAGTCAATCGTCGCCGGGCCGGAAGATCGTTTGAAGGAGCTCGGCATCACGCTCCCCGACCCTCCCAATCCGGTCGCGACCTACGTCACGGCCGTGATATCCGGGAACATGCTCTACATTTCCGGTCACGGACCGGCGAACATCGAAGGCGTGAAGCCGGGCAAAGTGGGCGCCGGGCTCACACTCGACGACGGTCGGCTCGCGGCGCGGGCCACCGCCTTGAACGTGCTGGCGACGATGAAAAAAGCGCTCGGAAGCCTCGATCGCGTGGTCCGTCTGGTCCGGACCTTCGGCATGGTGAACGCGGCACCCGATTTCACTCAGCAGCCGCAGGTGATCAACGGCTATAGCGATCTCATGGTCCAGGTATTCGGTGACGAGGCGGGCAAAGGCGTCCGCGCGGCGGTTGGAATGGGCTCGCTTCCGTCGGACATCGCCGTCGAGGTCGAGAGCATCTGGGAGATTCGCGCCTGA
- a CDS encoding lipase maturation factor family protein, which translates to MSDAELFAQPPPSFWDRLWNPESRPSYWITRFLILRLLGLVYFVGFLALVNDGLALIGSEGLTPAVDYLERVEGALGSRTSGFLQLPSIFWLRASDAFLVRLAWLGAIVSLLVLFGHANGIILFFLWWLYMSFVHIGQGWYSFGWEIQLLETGFLAIFLCPLFDGRPFPRRPPPVAVIWLHRWLIFRIMLGAGLIKLRGDSCWTDLTCLFYHFETQPVPNPSSPVLHFMPRWFLELGVLFNHLCEVVVPFLVFGPRRARHVAGVLIVSFQVMLIASGNLAFLNWLTIIPALACFDDSFFAPLASTHFRKRLSRLRLLGFHRAQQVAATALCIYVAFGSIAPVANLLSTRQVMNTSFDQLHLVNTYGAFGSVGRERYELVFEGRGGDDAEWLTYEFKCKPTDVDRRPCVITPYHYRLDWLLWFAAMGRLEQYPWVAHLVWKLLQNDPLTLRLIEANPFPDRPPLEIRVELYRYRFAPLGDDAWWTRERVGIWLPELSLTDTRLQEFLRSQGW; encoded by the coding sequence ATGAGTGACGCGGAGCTCTTTGCCCAACCCCCGCCTTCGTTTTGGGATCGTCTCTGGAATCCCGAGTCGCGCCCGAGCTACTGGATTACGCGATTCCTGATACTGCGGCTTCTCGGGCTCGTCTACTTCGTCGGGTTCTTGGCCCTCGTGAACGACGGGCTTGCGCTCATCGGAAGCGAAGGACTCACCCCCGCGGTGGATTATCTCGAGCGTGTCGAGGGCGCGCTCGGTTCGAGAACGTCGGGATTTCTTCAGCTTCCGAGTATTTTCTGGCTGCGCGCATCCGACGCGTTCCTCGTGCGGTTGGCGTGGCTCGGCGCGATCGTCTCTCTTCTGGTGCTATTCGGACATGCGAACGGCATCATCCTCTTCTTTCTCTGGTGGCTCTACATGTCGTTCGTGCACATCGGCCAGGGCTGGTATTCGTTCGGCTGGGAGATCCAGCTTCTCGAGACGGGCTTTCTCGCGATTTTTCTCTGTCCTCTCTTCGATGGCCGTCCGTTTCCGCGACGTCCGCCGCCCGTGGCGGTGATATGGCTCCATCGGTGGCTCATCTTTCGCATCATGCTCGGTGCTGGCCTCATCAAGCTCCGAGGCGACTCGTGCTGGACCGACCTCACGTGTCTCTTCTACCACTTCGAGACCCAGCCCGTCCCCAACCCCTCGAGTCCGGTACTCCATTTCATGCCACGCTGGTTTCTCGAGCTCGGCGTGCTGTTCAATCATCTGTGCGAAGTGGTCGTGCCGTTTCTCGTCTTCGGGCCCCGCCGGGCGAGGCATGTGGCCGGTGTGCTGATCGTGAGCTTCCAGGTGATGCTGATCGCGAGCGGGAATCTCGCCTTTCTCAACTGGCTCACGATCATCCCCGCACTCGCTTGTTTCGACGACTCTTTCTTCGCACCCCTTGCGTCGACCCATTTTCGCAAAAGACTTTCACGACTCCGACTCCTGGGGTTCCATCGCGCTCAGCAGGTCGCGGCCACGGCGCTGTGCATTTACGTGGCTTTCGGAAGCATCGCTCCGGTGGCCAACCTTCTCTCGACACGCCAGGTCATGAACACGTCGTTCGACCAGCTCCATCTGGTCAACACCTATGGCGCGTTTGGAAGCGTGGGCCGGGAGCGCTACGAGCTCGTGTTCGAGGGACGGGGGGGAGACGATGCCGAATGGCTCACCTACGAGTTCAAGTGCAAGCCCACCGACGTGGATCGCCGGCCGTGCGTGATCACCCCGTACCATTACCGGCTCGACTGGCTCTTGTGGTTTGCGGCGATGGGGCGCTTGGAGCAGTACCCCTGGGTCGCGCATCTCGTGTGGAAGCTCCTGCAAAACGATCCGCTCACCTTGAGGCTCATCGAGGCGAACCCGTTTCCCGACCGACCGCCGCTCGAGATTCGCGTCGAGCTCTACCGCTACCGGTTTGCGCCGCTCGGTGACGATGCGTGGTGGACCCGCGAGCGCGTAGGGATCTGGCTTCCTGAATTGTCGCTCACGGATACGAGGCTTCAGGAGTTTCTGCGGAGCCAAGGCTGGTAA